One part of the Aspergillus luchuensis IFO 4308 DNA, chromosome 5, nearly complete sequence genome encodes these proteins:
- a CDS encoding FAD-dependent oxidoreductase (COG:S;~EggNog:ENOG410PUMR;~InterPro:IPR036188,IPR002938;~PFAM:PF01494;~SMCOG1087:hypothetical protein;~antiSMASH:Cluster_5.11;~go_function: GO:0071949 - FAD binding [Evidence IEA]), whose translation MTVPSSEDTHVLIIGAGITGLILAQSLKKAGIRYSIFEKEVSMNYRSNEWTMAIHWSLDRLRDLLPADRFAHMESVSCNPDVALNAGGNYPIIHGETGHLIAGVPYAKGLRVPRSKMRDLCSKGIDVQYGKNLIDVAFTESHKGVVALFDDGSMVAGTILIGADGPRSKVREFAMGSAEKAAVSRFPIFHTNMTVSYNDAEKARYVRQRFPTSYLALSDRSYHAFQSISSMPDGPDHPESWIFHLAMAWFMDHGQPATYRERLDMIREKAQSLAEPARSSFTWIPDDTQVHKADISYWVTQPWDNRQGRLTLVGDAAHPMPPYRGQGLNHCICDTSHLLAGIQKVVSGTATLQEAITAYEAEMIPRGHEEVKCSVENGYMLHDWEQVRESPVFRQGFRPMSGHDRGSVDGHEKMQPKDIVAN comes from the exons ATGACCGTCCCCAGCTCAGAGGACACACATGTCCTTATAATCGGCGCAGGTATCACCGGCCTTATCCTCGCACAATCTCTCAAGAAG GCCGGCATCCGCTACTCCATCTTCGAAAAGGAAGTGTCCATGAACTATCGCAGCAATGAATGGACGATGGCTATTCACTGGTCTCTCGACCGTCTGCGCGACCTTCTCCCCGCCGACCGTTTTGCGCACATGGAATCCGTCTCGTGCAACCCAGACGTTGCCCTGAACGCGGGCGGAAActatcccatcatccacggAGAAACTGGTCACTTGATTGCCGGTGTGCCGTATGCTAAAGGACTGCGGGTTCCGCGCAGTAAGATGCGGGATCTGTGTAGCAAGGGAATTGACGTCCAGTATGGAAAGAATCTGATCGATGTGGCGTTCACTGAAAGCCATAAAGGAGTAGTTGCATTGTTTGATGATGGTTCCATGGTTGCTGGAACTATCCTCATCGGCGCGGATGGGCCTCGCTCGAAGGTCCGTGAGTTTGCCATGGGTTCGGCCGAAAAGGCGGCCGTTAGCCGCTTTCCTATTTTTCATACTAACATGACCGTTTCCTACAACGATGCCGAGAAAGCTAGATATGTGAGGCAGCGTTTTCCGACGAGTTATCTGGCTTTGAGTGATAGGTCGTATCATGCATTCCAATCTA TCTCGAGCATGCCTGATGGTCCCGATCACCCTGAATCTTGGATATTTCATTTGGCTATGGCCTGGTTCATGGACCACGGTCAACCTGCAACTTACCGCGAAAGACTAGACATGATCCGCGAGAAAGCCCAGAGTCTCGCTGAGCCAGCTCGGTCCTCGTTTACTTGGATCCCGGATGATACGCAGGTCCATAAAGCTGATATCAGCTACTGGGTTACTCAGCCTTGGGATAATCGACAGGGAAGATTGACGTTGGTTGGGGATGCGGCGCATCCGATGCCGCCGT ACAGAGGACAGGGTCTTAATCACTGCATATGTGATACATCTCATCTTTTGGCTGGCATTCAGAAGGTAGTGTCTGGGACTGCTACTCTGCAGGAGGCAATCACTGCGTACGAAGCAGAGATGATTCCCCGCGGTCACGAAGAAGTCAAGTGCTCAGTAGAAAACGGGTATATGCTGCATGATTGGGAACAAGTCCGTGAAAGTCCTGTTTTCCGACAAGGGTTCCGGCCTATGAGTGGGCACGATCGTGGGTCTGTCGATGGACATGAGAAGATGCAACCAAAGGATATTGTAGCTAATTGA
- a CDS encoding cytochrome P450 (COG:Q;~EggNog:ENOG410PWBN;~InterPro:IPR001128,IPR017972,IPR002401,IPR036396;~PFAM:PF00067;~SMCOG1034:cytochrome P450;~TransMembrane:1 (o12-34i);~antiSMASH:Cluster_5.11;~go_function: GO:0005506 - iron ion binding [Evidence IEA];~go_function: GO:0016705 - oxidoreductase activity, acting on paired donors, with incorporation or reduction of molecular oxygen [Evidence IEA];~go_function: GO:0020037 - heme binding [Evidence IEA];~go_process: GO:0055114 - oxidation-reduction process [Evidence IEA]), with the protein MALTQVVSSCPMFGLSGAAALTSLLACIILYICYNVFVHPLRRYPGPWLWAATRLPWCWYQAQGRLNQKLLELHLRYGHIVRVAPNELSYNSEEAWRAIYGPRSDEMGKDPVFSLRTPTGVQNILTADRQTHTRQRRLLSHAFSEKALREQEGIIQGYVDQLMRQLAARANDGPQNMVDWFAFIAYDLIRDLSFGERFHCLNTAEYDPFVRSIRAISKELTFIQMFAYYNLLPFRQLFMPKSIAGARAQNMQRVIETVNRRVARNTDRKDFLHYILAAMETGKGMLQAEMNVNAFSFSIAGSESSATALSAFTYYILSHMSVYDRLIAEIRGAFEKYEQIDISSVTQLPYLNAVLQETLRIYPPVAVTLPRVVPANGAVIDNKFVPAGVTVGINHFACYHDPRNFYRPQEFLPERWLPECQEKEPFSIDRPKCCQPFSFGPRNCLGKNLAWAEMRLIAAKLLFLFDMELVGTGKGWADGQKVFGFWVKPPLLVRLVPRAGQR; encoded by the exons ATGGCATTGACTCAGGTTGTCAGTTCATGTCCTATGTTTGGTCTTAGTGGTGCAGCTGCCCTTACATCG CTGCTCGCATGCATCATTCTCTACATATGCTACAATGTGTTTGTTCATCCACTAAGACGGTATCCGGGCCCCTGGCTATGGGCTGCCACGCGGCTACCATGGTGCTGGTACCAGGCTCAAGGCCGGCTAAACCAGAAGCTGCTCGAATTGCATCTACGATACGGCCACATCGTGCGAGTAGCTCCGAATGAACTATCTTATAACTCAGAGGAAGCATGGAGAGCTATTTACGGGCCGCGATCGGATGAGATGGGCAAAGATCCGGTCTTTTCGCTGCGAACGCCAACTGGCGTACAAA ATATCCTGacggcagacagacagacacatACGAGACAGCGCCGGCTTCTATCGCATGCTTTTTCCGAAAAAGCATTACGTGAGCAAGAAGGCATCATCCAGGGTTATGTAGACCAGCTCATGAGACAACTAGCCGCTCGAGCAAACGATGGCCCGCAGAACATGGTAGACTGGTTCGCCTTCATTG CATATGATCTCATTCGAGACCTTTCCTTCGGCGAAAGGTTCCATTGCCTGAACACCGCGGAATACGATCCCTTCGTGAGATCTATCCGTGCAATCTCCAAAGAACTGACTTTCATCCAAATGTTCGCCTACTACAATCTACTGCCTTTTCGACAGCTATTCATGCCCAAGTCCATTGCGGGTGCACGGGCACAGAATATGCAGCGGGTTATTGAAACCGTCAATCGTCGCGTAGCTCGAAACACCGACCGCAAGGACTTTCTGCACTACATCCTCGCTGCGATGGAGACGGGAAAAGGGATGTTACAGGCAGAGATGAATGTCAATGCTTTTTCCTTCAGCATAGCTGGGTCAGAGTCGTCGGCGACAGCATTAAGCGCGTTCACATACTACATTCTATCGCATATGAGTGTGTACGACCGACTCATCGCTGAGATCCGTGGCGCGTTCGAGAAGTACGAGCAGATAGATATCTCTTCTGTCACCCAGCTGCCATATCTAAACGCCGTTCTGCAGGAGACGCTGCGTATCTACCCTCCTGTGGCTGTGACTCTACCCAGAGTTGTCCCAGCCAACGGCGCAGTTATTGACAATAAATTTGTACCCGCTGGAGTGACGGTGGGAATCAATCACTTTGCATGTTACCACGACCCACGCAACTTCTACCGTCCACAGGAGTTCCTACCTGAGCGGTGGTTGCCAGAATGTCAGGAGAAGGAGCCTTTTTCCATTGATCGCCCGAAATGCTGTcaacctttttcttttgggcCAAGAAACTGCCTTGGTAAGAATCTAGCGTGGGCAGAAATGCGACTAATTGCGGCGAAACTGCTGTTTCTATTTGATATGGAGCTGGTTGGGACAGGAAAGGGTTGGGCTGATGGGCAGAAGGTCTTTGGGTTCTGGGTGAAACCGCCGTTGCTAGTGAGATTGGTACCGAGGGCTGGCCAACGATGA
- a CDS encoding uncharacterized protein (COG:S;~EggNog:ENOG410PN9K;~InterPro:IPR014710,IPR011051,IPR013096;~PFAM:PF07883;~antiSMASH:Cluster_5.11), whose amino-acid sequence MILSLSEKRRLLIVYGMQKGTVRFHSPGRADVDAKAGDLIIVPIRLPHRFSNPFDEEAVFMNTATPGFFVRYFEYLEYLIGEGTVLTPEINKAALRRFATVPVSKEEVESLEIEGMGNESVAVAETETEGEKFVDFLAEEKRGE is encoded by the coding sequence ATGATATTATCCCTTTCTGAGAAGAGACGTCTGCTGATAGTGTACGGCATGCAGAAAGGAACTGTTCGCTTCCACAGTCCTGGCCGTGCCGACGTTGATGCCAAAGCCGGCGACCTAATCATCGTCCCTATTCGTCTGCCTCATAGATTCAGTAACCCtttcgacgaagaagctgtcTTTATGAACACAGCTACACCGGGATTCTTCGTGAGGTACTTCGAGTACCTTGAGTACTTGATCGGCGAGGGGACGGTGCTTACGCCGGAAATCAACAAGGCCGCGTTGAGAAGGTTTGCGACTGTGCCGGTAAGtaaggaggaggtggaaagTTTGGAGatagaggggatggggaatGAGAGTGTAGCTGTGGCTGAGACTGAGACTGAGGGGGAGAAGTTCGTGGATTTCTTGGCCGAAGAGAAAAGGGGTGAATAG
- a CDS encoding uncharacterized protein (COG:S;~EggNog:ENOG410PQ98;~InterPro:IPR029063,IPR016461,IPR001077;~PFAM:PF00891;~SMCOG1042:O-methyltransferase;~antiSMASH:Cluster_5.11;~go_function: GO:0008168 - methyltransferase activity [Evidence IEA];~go_function: GO:0008171 - O-methyltransferase activity [Evidence IEA]): MLALDPADSLIEGYIQQHTPTTKTKIVEIGGRYGFASVSLVQKHPELSFEVRSDSQDFLDRGSAQVPSSCRERISFSHCKSVFDSPPTCDTHTVWLYVIRNLLWNWSDTDVVRLMRAIKQGVGASTRILVTDGVSPVSGQFPLHEEIAYRRRDITTMSMHNVKQRTQEEWVGVFKQAAPSVRVESTLGRSSHVYKGLWEISFVDE, from the coding sequence ATGCTAGCCCTTGATCCTGCGGATTCCCTAATCGAGGGCTATATCCAACAGCACACGCccaccaccaagaccaagatCGTCGAGATCGGAGGTCGCTATGGCTTCGCCTCTGTCTCCCTCGTACAGAAACACCCAGAACTCTCATTCGAAGTCCGCTCCGACTCTCAAGACTTTCTCGACCGCGGCAGCGCACAAGTTCCATCTTCTTGTCGGGAACGAATATCCTTCAGTCATTGCAAGTCAGTTTTCGATTCACCCCCCACGTGCGATACGCATACGGTATGGCTATACGTTATTAGGAACTTGTTGTGGAATTGGTCTGATACAGATGTTGTGAGATTGATGAGAGCTATTAAACAAGGAGTGGGCGCATCTACCCGTATCTTGGTTACCGATGGCGTGTCTCCCGTGTCAGGGCAATTCCCACTACATGAGGAGATTGCGTATCGACGGAGGGATATTACGACTATGAGTATGCATAACGTGAAGCAGAGGACACAGGAGGAGTGGGTAGGGGTGTTCAAGCAAGCTGCCCCGAGTGTACGGGTGGAGTCTACACTTGGGAGAAGTTCGCATGTCTATAAGGGGCTATGGGAGATTAGCTTTGTCGAtgaatga
- a CDS encoding uncharacterized protein (COG:S;~EggNog:ENOG410PQ98;~InterPro:IPR036390,IPR036388;~antiSMASH:Cluster_5.11) — translation MTSTIRELATQILALCTHLEQTCNEADIPPPSLSADTRSSFWSNSEIEATRSTAIGLLEELTVLIQGPQEFLHEFVASHWDHGALYAFLHSQLLEYIASSGRASIEDLESQSGIPADKLVRILGLLRCRRIVDEPEKGVYTLTAVSEELVKDSDSRACLEFQYVLPAR, via the coding sequence ATGACTTCAACTATTCGAGAATTAGCTACACAGATCCTTGCCCTCTGCACCCACCTCGAACAAACGTGCAATGAAGCTGATATTCCCCCTCCGTCACTCTCCGCAGACACCAGAAGTTCATTCTGGTCTAATTCTGAGATAGAAGCTACACGATCTACAGCTATCGGTTTGCTAGAGGAACTAACTGTTCTTATTCAGGGGCCACAAGAGTTCCTACATGAGTTCGTCGCCTCGCACTGGGACCACGGGGCGCTATATGCATTCCTCCACTCGCAGCTCCTCGAGTATATAGCGAGTTCGGGGCGCGCTTCTATTGAAGACCTCGAATCTCAATCTGGTATCCCAGCAGACAAGCTAGTTCGGATCCTTGGGCTACTTCGGTGTCGGCGCATCGTTGATGAGCCCGAAAAGGGTGTTTATACGCTGACTGCGGTATCGGAAGAACTGGTCAAAGACAGCGATTCAAGGGCGTGTTTGGAGTTCCAGTACGTATTACCTGCGAGATAG
- a CDS encoding iron-containing alcohol dehydrogenase (COG:C;~EggNog:ENOG410PMY7;~InterPro:IPR001670,IPR018211,IPR039697;~PFAM:PF13685,PF00465;~antiSMASH:Cluster_5.11;~go_function: GO:0016491 - oxidoreductase activity [Evidence IEA];~go_function: GO:0046872 - metal ion binding [Evidence IEA];~go_process: GO:0055114 - oxidation-reduction process [Evidence IEA]), translating to MSQPHPFSGHWQPNPHLQHLYYGPDCVSQHLLDTLPKSTSKAIIITGTTLATRTPLVQRLQTLLSTHHAATISSIAQHTPSHIIDDAINIIVTLHAEDPTTDTLISLGGGSPIDAAKILALKFHQATNITLTHLAIPTTLSAAETTPAGSTTQPDGTKTGIRDAKMAVHAIFYDPVYTKYTPMDLWLSTGIRALDHAVEAMYHPTASEVPWKILAIYAVRELFECLPKAKKDGDMSDDATTVRLMLASFASSGLKGEDLGAGMGLSHSLGYALGSPYGIPHGITSCVTLGKVVGFMVGEGKGREIARLVRAVGGVRTGDDEVDARVVGDRIVALVETLGLGVRSLEELGVGRDEVSLIVRRALRGVDKGEFYDRVEGLVESFF from the coding sequence ATGTCTCAACCTCACCCCTTCTCCGGCCACTGGCAACCTAATCCtcacctccagcacctcTACTACGGCCCCGACTGCGTCTCCCAACACCTCCTCGATACCCTCCCAAAATCTACATCcaaagccatcatcatcaccggcaCGACGCTAGCTACCCGAACTCCACTCGTCCAGCGCCTCCAAACCCTCTTATCCACCCACCACGCagccaccatctcctccatcgccCAACACACTCCCTCCCACATCATAGACGATGCCATCAACATTATAGTAACCCTCCACGCCGAAGACCCAACAACCGACACCCTCATATCTCTAGGCGGCGGCTCCCCCATTGACGCCGCTAAAATCCTTGCCCTAAAATTCCATCAAGCCACCAATATAACCCTAACCCACCTCGCCATCCCCACGACCCTCAGCGCCGCTGAAACCACACCCGCCGGAAGCACCACGCAACCCGATGGAACCAAAACCGGCATCCGAGATGCCAAGATGGCAGTACATGCTATTTTCTACGACCCGGTGTATACAAAGTACACCCCGATGGATCTCTGGCTCAGCACGGGAATCAGAGCCCTAGATCATGCCGTCGAGGCGATGTATCATCCTACTGCCAGTGAAGTGCCGTGGAAGATCCTTGCTATATACGCAGTGAGGGAATTGTTCGAGTGCTTGCCCAAGGCGAAGAAAGACGGTGATATGAGCGACGACGCCACAACTGTTAGGCTAATGCTAGCTTCATTTGCTAGTTCGGGACTTAAAGGTGAGGATCTGGGCGCTGGGATGGGATTATCACATTCGCTGGGATATGCGCTGGGGAGTCCGTATGGGATTCCGCATGGGATTACGAGTTGTGTTACGCTTGGGAAAGTGGTCGGGTTTATGGtgggtgaggggaaggggagggagattgcAAGGTTGGTGAGGGCGGTAGGGGGCGTGCGGacgggtgatgatgaagtcgaCGCAAGGGTTGTCGGGGACAGGATTGTGGCGTTGGTCGAGactttggggttgggggttaGGTccttggaggagttgggtgtGGGTAGGGATGAGGTTTCGCTTATTGTGAGGAGGGCGTTGAGGGGAGTTGATAAGGGGGAGTTTTATGACAGGGTTGAGGGGTTGGTAGAGTCGTTCTTTTGA